The following proteins are encoded in a genomic region of Astatotilapia calliptera chromosome 22, fAstCal1.2, whole genome shotgun sequence:
- the LOC113015434 gene encoding uncharacterized protein LOC113015434 yields the protein MTTLKGTRLDSPKKMQDKDEKSGDDKSLTDLSNPLSAFCSKNTTYLAKLAILLQYSPHKMLTFTQMKNKISVIDKDERNAYNNISWYLTGYKCFVKILVPGTMNRELVYWMLDCREITTEMVHEHFLEILHLFPVLVSRLETKNLSCPPRPLHSLEPAPRSTAQIKPEVKFNGPFSIDSILKRDFTSAQAYTPTLSLPVRVEHFTQPTQRRTGTKRCFGWDTDQHLILQASAGCSPVCTGGGSTHHWATADGTTTPVKRIPVYSVPSLQVHPGAVPLFTSPQSSGLTYALPALTPGVPRF from the exons ATGACGACACTGAAAGGGACTCGACTTGACTCTCCAAAGAAGATGCAGGACAAAGATGAGAAGTCTGGAGATGACAAATCTCTGACTGATCTATCTAACCCTCTGAGTGCGTTCTGTAGCAAAAATACCACTTACCTGGCTAAGCTTGCCATCCTTCTCCAGTATTCTCCACATAAGATGCTGACTTTTACTCAG ATGAAAAACAAGATTTCAGTGATTGATAAGGATGAAAGGAATGCTTACAACAACATCAGTTGGTATTTAACAGGTTACAAATGTTTCGTCAAG ATTCTAGTTCCGGGCACAATGAATCGTGAGCTTGTGTACTGGATGCTGGACTGCAGGGAGATAACAACAGAGATGGTGCATGAACACTTCTTGGAAATTCTCCATCTCTTCCCTGTTCTGGTCTCCAGACTGGAGACCAAGAACCTGAGCTGTCCGCCTAGGCCTCTCCACTCTCTAGAGCCCGCACCACGCAGTACTGCTCAGATCAAACCTGAGGTGAAGTTTAATGGCCCTTTCTCTATTGACTCAATCCTGAAGAGAGACTTCACCTCTGCTCAAGCCTACACTCCCACACTCAGTCTGCCAGTCCGGGTGGAGCACTTTACTCAGCCTACACAGCGACGAACTGGGACAAAAAGGTGCTTCGGCTGGGACACAGATCAGCATCTCATCCTACAAGCTTCAGCTGGATGTTCTCCTGTCTGCACGGGAGGGGGCAGCACACACCACTGGGCCACTGCTGATGGAACTACTACACCCGTCAAACGGATACCTGTGTATTCTGTTCCCTCGCTCCAGGTTCACCCGGGAGCTGTCCCTTTGTTTACCAGCCCGCAGAGCAGTGGCCTCACTTACGCCCTTCCAGCACTTACCCCCGGTGTTCCCCGTTTTtga